The Paenibacillus spongiae nucleotide sequence CGGAAATCATCGGTGATCAGGATGGCGATCCCTTTCTTCTTGACCTTCTTCGCAAGCTCTTCTTTCTTCTGCGCAATGACCGGGTGGAGCTCCTTCACCTGGTTGGCGTACTTGACTCGATCATGCTTGAGCCGGTCCGGCAGCTCCTGTATAAGATAAACAAGCAGAATGATAATGCCCGCAATAAGAATAAAATTTCTCCGTTTAACCATGTGTCTTAGTGCTCCTTAGGGAAAGTGGTTCTCTCTATCATAGCCCCTCGGGTTTAAGAATGGTTAACATTAATATTAAGAAAAGGTTACGGAAGCGTGAACGTAAACGAGGTGCCTCTGCCAACCTCGCTCTCAATTCGGATCGACGCATGATGCCGGTCAAGGATATGCTTGACGATCGAGAGGCCGATGCCGGTTCCGAGCTTCCGGCTCCGGGCCTTGTCCCCTTTATAGAAGCGGTCCCAAATATGCTCCAGCTCCTTCTGCGTCATTCCGATCCCGTGATCGCACACTGAAATCTCGGTGCGGCCGTCCTGCTGCTTGACCGATACGCGCACCTCGCTGCCCGCAGGGGAGTAGAATACCGCATTCTGCAGCAAATTGGCGAGCACCTGGTCGATTCGATCCGGGTCGGCAACCGTATACAGGTCCTCCTCCGGACCATCCAGACCGACCGTGATGTGGTGCTGCACAAACTGCGGCTCCATTCTGGCAATGGTTTTGCGAATTTGCTCGGTCATATTAAACCTGACCTTCTCCAAGCTGAATTGTCCGGCTTCGATTCGGGCCATATCCAGCAGATCGCCGACCAGCTTCATCATCCGGTCCGACGATTCCTTCATCATTTCCAAGTAATGCTTCTCCCTGTCGGGCGGAATCGCACCGTCCATCAACGCCGTCAGAAAACCATTGATGGACGTGAGCGGCGCGCGCAAATCATGCGAGACATTCGCCAGGAATTCACGGCGGGCGCTCTCCAGCGAAGCGAGCTCTGCCGCCATATAATTGAGCGACTCGCCAAGCTGGCCGATCTCATCCTTCGTGCGGACTTCCACCTTGCGGGAGAAATCGCCTTTGGCATACATCAGCGCTCGATGGGTCATCTCCTTAAGCGGCCTGGACAGCCTCCGCCCAAGCACGAAATAGATGGCGACGGCAACCGGAATCGTAATAAACACGCTTAGCATGAAAGGCCTGAAGAACCGGTTCACGTCCCGGTCGAACTCGAAGGAAAAGCTGATGATCACCTTTTCCTCCAGATTGCCGGCATCCTTGATCGACCTCGCCGTGAATAGCGTTTGACGGTCATTGACGACCGTCTCTTCCTGCACGCGGTATCCCGCAAGCGCTTCCTCCACCAGCTTGCCGTCCACGGGAATCGGCTTGCCGTGATTGCCGACGGTATAGAGCAGTCTCCCGTTCCGGTCATAGAACTGGTAAGCCCGCTCCGGTCCGCCGACTCCCCATTGCAGGGAATCGATAACCGTCTCCCGGCTCCAGCCTTTGCTGTAGCCGAATTTAATATGATCGACAACCCGGCCTTGCATCATTTCCGAGCCGTCGCGGATGAAGGAACGCAGATTGCTCTTAAAGAACGTGGAGGACAGCAGGGTCGACAGGCCGAACGACACGAACGTTATGAGCAGGAAGCTGAGGAACAGCTTGCCGAAGATCGTCTTCGTGCTCATGGCTCGGCCTCGCCGAACTTATAGCCGATGCCGCGGATCGTCTCGATCGAGCCTTGCACCTGATAGAACCTTAGCTTCTCGCGAATCCGTTTGATATGAACGTCCACCGTGCGCGGATCGCGGTCGTAATCGAAGCCCCAGACCTGATCCAGCAGCTGCTGGCGGGTAAAGACGCGGTTCCGGTTGGTTGCCAGGAAATAGAGCAGCTCGATTTCCTTCGGCGCGAAGCCGGCATTCTCCCCCTGCACCTTCACCTGCAGATGGCGCATGTCGAACAATAGCTCGTCCAGCCGGACGACCTCGTCATGGTACAGCGAAGGATTCGTCCTGCGCAGCACGGCCCGGATCCGGGCCATCAGCTCCTTCGAGTCGAATGGCTTCACGACATAATCGTCGACGCCCAGCTCGAAGCCCTTCAGCTTGTCGTAGCTTTCTCCCTTGCCGGAGAGCATAATAATCGGCGTCGCAAAGTCCTTCCTGATCCCTTCGCACACCGTCCACCCGTCCATCTCCGGCAGCATAATATCCAGAATAACAAGATCCGGCCTCGCGTCATAGGCCATCTCCAAACCTTCCAGGCCATCGTTCGCTTCGGTGACCTCGAAGCCTTCCCGCTCCGCATATAGTCGTATGAGCTCGCAAACATGCGGATCGTCGTCAATGGTCAGCAGTTTAATCGGTTTCATCGCGCTTTCGCCTTTCAGCATGACTAGTTTGCAGCCAGCTTACCACACGAAGATGAATAGAAGATGAACGCGCCTATACCGGCGGGATCAATAATACATATGGATATCGATATCTTGATCGTAATTGCCGAAGCCGCGGCCATACAGCGTGACGCCCCCGCAGTTCTCCGCTGACTCCGGAGAGACGATTCGCAGCGTAACTTCTTTGCCGAAGGTAATGCCGATGGCATCGATCGTCACATTCGAGATTTGCACCCCGTCCATGAACGTCCCTTTATCCGTTACGGACAAGGTCTTAAGCAGGCCGTGCTGGGAGCCAAGATTGAAGCTCTGCGGCGTGAAGATACCCGGCCTGCTTCCAAAATCGCCCGGGCAGGTCCACGTGCCGATCTCTACCCCATTCACGGCGAACGTAATGTCCGACGGCCATTGCTCATTGTAGCCGGGCGCCTCCGAGCCGATTTCAAGCGAGATTTCGAGCCGCTTCAGCTGCTGGTTGCTCAGCAGAAAATTCGGGATGCGGTATTCGATCCAGCCGCTCCCGAACCATAAATGCTTGGCCTTCACATGCTCCGGATCGGCAAAATACCGCGGATCGTCGATCATCCCGATCATCCGGCTCTCCGATACCATGCCGCAGGTCGGCTTGATGTCGCAAGCGATGAATTGCCCGATTGGAATCGATGCAATGTAGCTCTTCTGCGGCACCGGCTTATTCGTTTTGAACTGCAGAATAACGGACTCCAGCTGCAGCGAGCACACCTTCTGCATGCCGCGCTTCCCGGTCGCGCTCTCGGTTGCGACGATGCCCGCATGCTCCATCTTCTGAATATGCTTGGTCACGATCGCCGACGAAACGCCAAGCAGCTCCGCAAGCTCTCCGATATTCATAGGCTTGATATTCAGCAATTCGACGATCTTGATTCGTGTTGATGAAGAAAAACATTCCAGGAAAGCCAGGTTGTCGCTATTCACTTCTATCGACGTCATCGTTACGCCTCGTCTCTCGGTTTAATTCGTTCATTATATAACCCGAAGGTTAAATAATCAATGAGAATGACAGCTGGGAAGCCGGAAAATGACAAAAAAAAAGCCGCTGCTTGCCTAAGCAAGCGGCGGCTAATCGATAACCTGGAAATTAATTAATCGATTGAATCAACTATACGCTGTTGACCGTAAAGCCTGGATTCGCGCGTTCGAAATGCGGATTCTCGCCGCAAACCATAAGCCCTTGTCCCCAGTTAATGTGGGTATTCAGCGTTGGGAAGTCCGACGCATTGCGGTATTGGAACAGCACGTTCCGCCGGGTGCGCTCGCTCTTATTCGCCGGCGAGCCGTGGATCGTCAAATAGTTGAAGAACAGAACGTCGCCCGCTTCAGCCGGGCAGGCAATTCCGCTGGACAGCGGATGCTCTTTGGCATCGAGGTAATGGCGGCCGACATGCTTCATCGGCCCCTCCTTATGCGAGCCTGGAACGACGTGCAGACAGCCGTTCTCCACATTCGCATCGTCGAGATGCATGCTGGCAGCCAGCATCGTGTGCTTCTCGTGAGGGAAGTAAGGCTGGTCCTGGTGCATTGGGAATGCGGCGCCGTTCTCAGGCGGCTTCACGAGCATCTTGGAGTGGTGGAGCTGGACGTTCGGACCGATCAACTGCGACAATACGGCTGCCATATTCGGATGAATCGCGGCGCGCGTAAAGGAAGCATCATGGTATTGAACGTCGTGGAAGCCTTTGAGGATCAGCTTTCTCAGCTGATCCGGCGGGAGAAAGTCCCCCTGCCATTGAGCGTTCGCGTCCATCTTTGCTTTCGCCGCGCGATCGATAATCGAGTCGATTGCCGTGCGCATCACTTCGACTTCTTCTTTGTTGAACACCCCTTTAACGAGCAGGTACCCGTTCTCATTGTAAAAATCGACATCCTGTGCTTTAATCATGTTAATTCCTCCTTGGGAAGTAGATACTATGAATTACTTCAATCTGCTTATAATTCTAGCGATTCGAGGCGTTATTCGTCTTTAGCCGATCAAGACAGCTTTTTGTCTTTTGACGCCATAATGTTAAAAATGGGTAGGGAGGTCTTCATCAATGAACTGGCAGGAAAGCGCTTCAAGGCTCAATCGGCACGCATTCCGGCCCGCCGCGGCCGATGCGGTGTTTACCGTACATGGCTGGGGAATGCATCAATGCCATTACTCCAATCCGCCTCACAAGCACTCCTTCTTCGAAATATGTTATGTGCTCGATGGAGAGGGCACTTATGTGGATGACGGCAAGTCCAATCCCCTTCACAGCGGAACCCTGTTCTGTTCCAGGCCCGGCATTCCCCATCAGATCCTATCCGAATCCGGCATGGAGCTTGTCTTCGTCGCCTTCGAGCTCGACGAGCATGCCAGCGCCGATAACCACCGCAAGGCCTTTCTTGAACTCATGAAGACGGAGAAAGTATGCGTCTATGACGGTGACGAATTGCCTTCCGCCTTGCTGTGGAAGTCGCTGTTCCTGCTGGCGGATTATAAAGGAGCCGTACCTGCGGCCGCACTCCCGGCGGCAAGCGCCGCGCTGCTGCTCTCGTTTCCCGATCTGTTCGGAGAAGCCGTACGGCGGCAGCATCCGGCGCCGCGCCGCAATTCTGCGCACACGCTCAAGCAGGCCAAGCTGTTTATCGCCGACAATTTATCCGACAACGATCTGTCGCTGGGCAAAGTCGCCGGTTATCTCAACATGTCGGAGCGTCACCTGTCCCGGATGTTCTCCTCCGGCATTCACGAGTCCTTCACCGACTATGTGCGGCGTATCCGCGTCCAGCAGGCGGCCGATCTGCTCATGCAGACGGACCTGCCGATCGCGGCGATTGCCGAACAAACCGGCTTCGGTTCCGTCCATTATTTCTCCCGGACGTTCCATACGCTCATGAACGAAACGCCCGCTCAATTCCGGGAAAATGCAGTGAATGGAACGAAGTTCATTTAACTTTAAAGTTAATTGATGAATCCATATTGACAGCAATGTGAAACGAGTCTAATATGGGCTTATATTGATTGTTTAATTAACTTTATAGTTAATAAATGGAGGGTTATCGATGACAACAACGTCTATCCCGCGTCCTGAGTATCCAAGACCTCAGTTCGTCCGGGATAAGTGGCTCAACCTGAACGGAGCATGGCAGTTCGAAATCGATCACGGACGCAGCGGCAAGGATCGCGGACTGCATACGGAGGACGCAAGCATGGGTCAGTCGATCATCGTTCCCTTCTGTCCGGAGAGCGCGTTATCGGGCATCGGGAACACCGATTTCATGGATGCGGTCTGGTACAGAAGAACGATCGACATCCCGGCCGATTGGGCGGGAGAGCGGGTGCTGCTGCATTTCGGGGCCGTCGACTACCATGCCGAGGTTTGGGTTAACGGCAAGTCATTCGGCACGCACCGCGGCGGATATACCGCCTTCACCTTCGATATTACGGATGCGCTGCAAGCCGGAAGCAACACGGTAACCGTATACGCAGAGGACGATCTGCGCTCGGGTCTTCAGCCGCGCGGCAAGCAGAGCGGGCTGTATCATTCCCATGGCTGCGATTATACGCGTACGACCGGCATCTGGCAGACGGTAT carries:
- a CDS encoding sensor histidine kinase, producing MSTKTIFGKLFLSFLLITFVSFGLSTLLSSTFFKSNLRSFIRDGSEMMQGRVVDHIKFGYSKGWSRETVIDSLQWGVGGPERAYQFYDRNGRLLYTVGNHGKPIPVDGKLVEEALAGYRVQEETVVNDRQTLFTARSIKDAGNLEEKVIISFSFEFDRDVNRFFRPFMLSVFITIPVAVAIYFVLGRRLSRPLKEMTHRALMYAKGDFSRKVEVRTKDEIGQLGESLNYMAAELASLESARREFLANVSHDLRAPLTSINGFLTALMDGAIPPDREKHYLEMMKESSDRMMKLVGDLLDMARIEAGQFSLEKVRFNMTEQIRKTIARMEPQFVQHHITVGLDGPEEDLYTVADPDRIDQVLANLLQNAVFYSPAGSEVRVSVKQQDGRTEISVCDHGIGMTQKELEHIWDRFYKGDKARSRKLGTGIGLSIVKHILDRHHASIRIESEVGRGTSFTFTLP
- a CDS encoding response regulator transcription factor, yielding MKPIKLLTIDDDPHVCELIRLYAEREGFEVTEANDGLEGLEMAYDARPDLVILDIMLPEMDGWTVCEGIRKDFATPIIMLSGKGESYDKLKGFELGVDDYVVKPFDSKELMARIRAVLRRTNPSLYHDEVVRLDELLFDMRHLQVKVQGENAGFAPKEIELLYFLATNRNRVFTRQQLLDQVWGFDYDRDPRTVDVHIKRIREKLRFYQVQGSIETIRGIGYKFGEAEP
- a CDS encoding ArsR/SmtB family transcription factor, which gives rise to MTSIEVNSDNLAFLECFSSSTRIKIVELLNIKPMNIGELAELLGVSSAIVTKHIQKMEHAGIVATESATGKRGMQKVCSLQLESVILQFKTNKPVPQKSYIASIPIGQFIACDIKPTCGMVSESRMIGMIDDPRYFADPEHVKAKHLWFGSGWIEYRIPNFLLSNQQLKRLEISLEIGSEAPGYNEQWPSDITFAVNGVEIGTWTCPGDFGSRPGIFTPQSFNLGSQHGLLKTLSVTDKGTFMDGVQISNVTIDAIGITFGKEVTLRIVSPESAENCGGVTLYGRGFGNYDQDIDIHMYY
- a CDS encoding phytanoyl-CoA dioxygenase family protein; this translates as MIKAQDVDFYNENGYLLVKGVFNKEEVEVMRTAIDSIIDRAAKAKMDANAQWQGDFLPPDQLRKLILKGFHDVQYHDASFTRAAIHPNMAAVLSQLIGPNVQLHHSKMLVKPPENGAAFPMHQDQPYFPHEKHTMLAASMHLDDANVENGCLHVVPGSHKEGPMKHVGRHYLDAKEHPLSSGIACPAEAGDVLFFNYLTIHGSPANKSERTRRNVLFQYRNASDFPTLNTHINWGQGLMVCGENPHFERANPGFTVNSV
- a CDS encoding AraC family transcriptional regulator — its product is MNWQESASRLNRHAFRPAAADAVFTVHGWGMHQCHYSNPPHKHSFFEICYVLDGEGTYVDDGKSNPLHSGTLFCSRPGIPHQILSESGMELVFVAFELDEHASADNHRKAFLELMKTEKVCVYDGDELPSALLWKSLFLLADYKGAVPAAALPAASAALLLSFPDLFGEAVRRQHPAPRRNSAHTLKQAKLFIADNLSDNDLSLGKVAGYLNMSERHLSRMFSSGIHESFTDYVRRIRVQQAADLLMQTDLPIAAIAEQTGFGSVHYFSRTFHTLMNETPAQFRENAVNGTKFI